The Lactuca sativa cultivar Salinas chromosome 2, Lsat_Salinas_v11, whole genome shotgun sequence genome includes a window with the following:
- the LOC111889527 gene encoding ATP-dependent zinc metalloprotease FTSH, chloroplastic — translation MASATNTVLSSNFFGSNVLLSTPTPKTHKTLRNRFVIPQSILSKKPNSSNDFNFQSKATLAALLFSSITTPQALADTNPPPPPPQAPLQAELVKQNPSTNSLPFSQSNVLTAPKPQASSDLPEGSQWRYSEFLNAVKKGKVERVRFNKDGGVLQLTAVDGRRASVVVPNDPDLIDILAMNGVDISVSEGEASNGLLGFIGNLLFPLLAFGGLFFLFRRSQGGGGGPGGLGGPMDFGRSKSKFQEVPETGVSFADVAGADQAKLELQEVVDFLKNPDKYTALGAKIPKGCLLVGPPGTGKTLLARAVAGEAGVPFFSCAASEFVELFVGVGASRVRDLFEKAKSKAPCIVFIDEIDAVGRQRGAGLGGGNDEREQTINQLLTEMDGFSGNSGVIVLAATNRPDVLDSALLRPGRFDRQVTVDRPDVAGRVRILQVHSRGKSLAKDVDFDKVARRTPGFTGADLQNLMNEAAILAARRDLKEISKDEISDALERIIAGPEKKNAVVSEEKKKLVAYHEAGHALVGALMPEYDPVAKISIIPRGQAGGLTFFAPSEERLESGLYSRSYLENQMAVALGGRVAEEVIFGKDNVTTGASNDFMQVSRVARQMVERFGFSKKIGQIAIGGGGGNPFLGQQMSSQKDYSMATADIVDAEVRELVEKAYIRATTIITTQIDILHKLAQLLMEKETVDGEEFMSLFIDGKAELYILD, via the exons ATGGCTTCCGCCACCAATACTGTTCTTTCTTCCAATTTCTTTGGCTCAAATGTCTTGCTCTCAACCCCAACGCCTAAAACCCACAAAACCTTAAGGAATAGATTCGTAATCCCGCAATCAATTCTTAGCAAAAAACCCAATTCCTCAAATGATTTCAATTTTCAATCGAAAGCCACTTTAGCTGCTCTGCTATTCTCTTCAATCACAACACCACAAGCCTTAGCAGACAccaatccaccaccaccaccgccacaaGCCCCACTTCAAGCTGAATTAGTTAAACAAAACCCATCAACAAATTCTTTACCGTTTTCACAATCAAATGTTCTCACTGCACCAAAACCCCAGGCCAGTTCCGACCTTCCTGAAGGTAGCCAATGGAGATACAGCGAGTTCTTAAATGCAGTCAAGAAAGGGAAAGTCGAAAGGGTTAGATTCAACAAAGACGGTGGCGTTTTACAGCTCACCGCCGTGGACGGCCGTAGAGCCTCCGTAGTCGTTCCAAACGACCCTGATCTTATCGACATCTTAGCAATGAACGGTGTTGATATATCAGTGTCAGAAGGTGAAGCCAGTAACGGCCTTCTCGGGTTCATTGGCAACCTATTGTTCCCATTGTTAGCCTTCGGTGGTCTGTTCTTCTTATTCCGCCGATCCCAAGGAGGCGGCGGTGGACCAGGCGGCCTCGGCGGACCTATGGATTTCGGAAGGTCAAAATCCAAGTTCCAGGAAGTCCCAGAAACCGGCGTTTCCTTTGCAGACGTCGCCGGAGCAGATCAAGCTAAACTAGAGCTCCAAGAAGTCGTTGATTTCTTGAAAAACCCAGATAAGTACACAGCCCTCGGAGCTAAAATCCCAAAAGGGTGTCTCCTCGTGGGACCACCAGGAACCGGGAAGACCCTTTTGGCTAGGGCGGTGGCCGGAGAAGCTGGTGTGCCATTTTTCTCATGTGCTGCATCAGAATTCGTTGAGTTATTTGTGGGTGTTGGTGCATCTAGAGTTAGGGATTTGTTTGAAAAGGCGAAATCAAAAGCACCTtgcattgtgttcattgatgaaaTAGATGCAGTCGGAAGACAAAGAGGTGCAGGTCTTGGTGGTGGGAATGATGAAAGGGAACAAACTATTAATCAATTGTTGACAGAAATGGATGGTTTTTCTGGTAATTCTGGTGTCATTGTTTTGGCTGCTACTAACAGACCCGATGTTCTTGATTCTGCTTTGTTGAGACCTGGGCGGTTTGACCGACAGGTGACAGTTGACCGGCCTGATGTTGCTGGTAGAGTCAGGATCCTTCAG GTGCATTCAAGGGGAAAATCACTTGCAAAAGATGTGGATTTTGATAAGGTTGCTAGGAGAACACCAGGTTTCACAGGAGCTGATTTGCAAAACCTGATGAATGAAGCAGCCATTCTTGCTGCTAGACGTGACCTTAAGGAAATAAGCAAAGATGAGATATCAGATGCTCTTGAGAGAATCATTGCTGGCCCTGAGAAGAAAAATGCAGTTGTTTCAGAAGAGAAAAAGAAGCTCGTTGCATATCATG AGGCTGGACATGCTCTAGTTGGTGCCCTAATGCCCGAATATGACCCTGTAGCAAAGATATCCATCATTCCTCGTGGTCAAGCAGGTGGTCTTACATTTTTTGCCCCAAGTGAAGAAAGACTCGAATCTGGTTTATATAGCAGAAGTTACCTTGAAAACCAAATGGCTGTTGCACTTGGTGGAAG GGTTGCGGAAGAGGTTATTTTTGGAAAAGACAATGTTACAACCGGAGCATCAAACGACTTCATGCAAGTTTCTCGTGTAGCAAGGCAAATGGTTGAGAGATTTGGATTCAGCAAGAAGATTGGTCAAATAGCaattggaggtggtggtggaaatCCCTTCTTGGGTCAACAG ATGTCATCCCAAAAAGATTATTCCATGGCAACAGCGGATATTGTAGACGCAGAAGTACGTGAGCTTGTTGAGAAAGCATACATTAGGGCAACCACAATCATCACAACACAAATCGACATCTTGCATAAACTCGCCCAACTTCTAATGGAGAAAGAAACAGTCGATGGTGAAGAATTCATGAGCCTTTTCATCGATGGGAAAGCCGAACTCTACATCCTAGATTAG
- the LOC111889528 gene encoding serine/threonine-protein kinase BSK1 has translation MGCCSSCFSKEPTSEKDNIHKSTQRHSPSNGKGAAFAGDGGGVPVFSEYSLADLKAATNNFSSEFIVSESGEKAPNVVYKGRLQNRRWIAVKKFSKMAWPDPKQFADEAWGVGKLRHNRVANLIGYCCDGDERLLVAEYMPNDTLAKHLFHWENQTIEWAMRLRVALCIAEALDYCSTEGRPLYHDLNAYRVLFDENGDPRLSCFGLMKNSRDGKSYSTNLAYTPPEYLRNGRVTPESVSFSFGTVLLDLLSGKHIPPSHALEMIRGKNILLLMDSHLEGNFSTEEATVVFDLASRCLQYEPRERPNTKDLVATLAPLQNKPDVPSYQMLGIPKHEEAPATPPHPLSPMGDACSRMDLTAIHQILVMTHYKDDEGTNELSFQEWTQQMRDMLEARKRGDLAFRDKDFRTAIDCYSQFIDVGTMISPTVYARRSLCHLMCDQPDAALRDAMQAQCVLPDWSTAFYMQAVALAKLDMHKDAVDMLNEAATLEDKKRAK, from the exons ATGGGTTGTTGTAGTTCGTGTTTTTCGAAAGAACCCACATCAGAAAAAGATAATATTCACAAGAGTACTCAGCGTCACTCGCCATCGAACGGAAAAGGTGCTGCTTTCGCCGGAGATGGTGGCGGCGTGCCTGTGTTTTCTGAGTACTCACTGGCGGACTTGAAGGCTGCAACTAATAACTTCAGTTCAGAGTTTATCGTTTCTGAAAGTGGCGAAAAAGCTCCGAATGTTGTTTATAAGGGCCGGCTTCAGAATCGGAGGTGGATTGCTGTGAAGAAGTTTTCAAAAATGGCGTGGCCTGATCCGAAACAGTTTGCG GATGAAGCATGGGGAGTTGGAAAGTTGAGGCATAATCGGGTGGCTAATTTGATTGGATATTGCTGTGATGGAGACGAAAGGCTACTTGTTGCAGAGTATATGCCTAATGATACTCTAGCAAAACATCTATTTCACT GGGAGAATCAAACGATCGAATGGGCAATGCGTTTACGTGTCGCTCTTTGTATTGCTGAGGCATTGGATTATTGCAGTACTGAAGGTCGTCCATTGTATCATGACTTGAATGCTTATAGAGTTCTCTTTGATGAG AATGGTGATCCGAGGCTTTCATGTTTTGGGTTGATGAAAAATAGCAGGGATGGAAAAAGTTACAGCACAAATCTTGCTTACACTCCTCCCGAATATCTTAGAAACG GGAGAGTTACGCCTGAGAGTGTTAGTTTTAGCTTTGGGACTGTACTTTTGGATCTTCTGAGCGGAAAGCATATTCCACCAAGTCAT GCACTTGAAATGATACGAGGAAAAAACATTCTTCTTTTGATGGATTCACATTTAGAGGGTAACTTTTCAACTGAAGAAGCAACGGTTGTGTTTGATCTTGCTTCACGATGTTTGCAGTATGAACCAAGGGAACGACCAAATACCAAAGATTTGGTTGCCACACTTGCTCCATTGCAAAACAAACCAGAT gttCCTTCTTATCAAATGCTGGGGATACCAAAACATGAAGAAGCACCTGCAACCCCTCCACACCCTCTTTCTCCAATGGGTGATGCATGCTCAAGAATGGATCTGACAGCCATTCATCAGATATTAGTGATGACACATTATAAAGATGATGAAGGCACCAATGAG ctGTCTTTTCAAGAGTGGACACAACAAATGAGGGATATGCTGGAGGCAAGAAAGCGTGGGGATCTTGCTTTTCGTGATAAAGATTTTAGAACAGCCATCGATTGCTATTCCCAG TTCATCGATGTGGGCACAATGATATCCCCAACCGTTTACGCAAGACGCAGTCTATGCCACCTCATGTGCGATCAACCCGATGCCGCCCTCCGAGACGCCATGCAAGCACAGTGTGTCTTACCCGATTGGTCGACCGCCTTCTACATGCAAGCCGTCGCGCTCGCCAAACTCGACATGCACAAAGACGCAGTCGATATGCTAAACGAAGCTGCCACTCTTGAAGACAAAAAACGTGCCAAATAA